A window of Rhododendron vialii isolate Sample 1 chromosome 11a, ASM3025357v1 contains these coding sequences:
- the LOC131307395 gene encoding putative receptor-like protein kinase At3g47110, whose translation MTKSLVIVLYTALVWWCNIPSTFGTSTNETDRLALLAFKAAIDDQASSFGALSSWNDSVHYCDWNGILCSRRHRNRVVQLNLTSKGLVGSLSPHIGNLSFLRRIILSNNNFHGPIPQEIGRLFRLQVIQLTNNSFIGELPKNLSRCSNLEQLNLVNNQLNGNIPYELGSLSKLEDLGLGKNMFSGTITPSVVNLTSLHRIMLAECNLRGEIPEGISKLRRLTFLQFSNNKLSGKIPFGLYNISTLNILALVMNQLDGSIAPDICSKLPNLAFFYVFDNQFTGMIPNSLSNASGLGRTGKRRFKLLHWANARRSWRTFGSSEDELSV comes from the coding sequence ATGACGAAGTCGTTAGTTATTGTGCTCTACACTGCCCTTGTGTGGTGGTGCAACATTCCGTCCACTTTCGGCACGAGTACAAATGAAACTGACAGACTTGCTTTATTAGCCTTCAAGGCTGCCATAGATGATCAAGCCTCTTCCTTTGGTGCCCTCAGTTCTTGGAATGATTCAGTCCACTACTGTGACTGGAATGGCATTCTGTGCAGCCGCCGGCATCGTAATAGAGTCGTGCAGTTGAACTTAACATCCAAAGGCCTTGTCGGATCACTCTCTCCTCATATAGGAAACCTCTCCTTCCTGAGGAGAATCATTCTTTCAAACAACAACTTCCACGGCCCCATCCCCCAGGAGATCGGTCGTTTGTTTCGGCTTCAAGTAATACAACTCACCAACAATTCGTTTATTGGTGAACTGCCCAAAAACCTGTCACGCTGCTCAAATCTTGAGCAGTTGAACTTGGTAAACAACCAACTGAACGGAAACATCCCATATGAGCTAGGTTCTTTGTCAAAGCTTGAAGATTTAGGCCTTGGTAAAAATATGTTTTCTGGAACCATCACTCCTTCTGTTGTCAACCTCACGTCGCTTCACAGAATTATGTTGGCGGAATGTAATTTGCGGGGGGAGATTCCAGAGGGAATCTCTAAGCTTCGGAGATTGACATTTCTTCAATTCTCCAATAACAAGCTGTCCGGCAAGATTCCTTTTGGACTCTACAACATCTCCACTCTCAATATATTGGCATTAGTCATGAACCAACTTGATGGAAGTATTGCTCCTGATATATGCTCAAAACTTCCTAACCTTGCGTTTTTTTATGTCTTTGATAATCAGTTCACAGGAATGATACCTAACTCGTTGTCTAATGCTTCCGGGCTTGGACGTACTGGTAAACGTCGGTTTAAATTACTTCATTGGGCCAATGCGAGAAGATCTTGGAGAACTTTCGGATCTTCAGAGGATGAACTTTCAGTATAA
- the LOC131306977 gene encoding probable LRR receptor-like serine/threonine-protein kinase At3g47570: MSSLTNCTRLQCLLVNGNLLKGSLPDFIANLSIGLDRMVLGGNQLHGSIPSGIGNLLNLTVLSMRSNYFSGSIPGTIGRLRKLQYLELDMNKFTELPSSIFGNITALNRLLLGKNNIHGSIPSSLGNCQNLLKLDLSHNNLYGSLPLEILNLSSISISFNLGYNSLTGSLPSEVGSLKVLNLQLRGALKSFMLECKALQTIRHRNLLKVLSACSSIDFHGNEFKAIVYEFMANGTLDGWLHQNRVGEHEYLKMIQRLDISIDVASALEYLHCGCESKIIHGDLKPSNVLLDDTIVKS, translated from the coding sequence ATGTCATCTTTAACAAATTGCACTAGATTACAATGTCTTCTTGTTAACGGGAATCTTCTCAAAGGTTCATTGCCCGACTTCATAGCAAATCTCTCAATTGGGCTTGACCGGATGGTTCTAGGGGGGAATCAACTACATGGAAGTATTCCTTCGGGTATTGGGAACCTCCTCAATCTCACTGTCTTAAGTATGAGAAGTAATTATTTCTCAGGCTCTATTCCCGGTACCATTGGCAGACTTCGTAAGTTGCAGTATCTTGAATTAGATATGAACAAATTCACCGAACTGCCTTCTTCAATATTCGGAAATATAACTGCACTAAACCGTCTACTCTTGGGAAAAAATAATATCCACGGAAGCATACCTTCGAGTCTGGGCAACTGTCAAAACTTGTTAAAATTAGATCTTTCTCATAATAATCTATATGGTTCATTACCTCTTGAAATTCTAAATCTTTCATCCATTTCAATTTCCTTCAATTTGGGCTATAATTCGTTGACTGGTTCTCTTCCATCGGAAGTTGGGTCTTTGAAAGTACTCAATCTTCAGCTGAGGGGAGCTTTAAAGAGCTTCATGTTAGAATGCAAAGCACTTCAAACCATAAGGCATCGAAATCTTTTGAAGGTATTAAGTGCATGTTCTAGCATAGACTTCCATGGTAACGAATTCAAAGCTATAGTATATGAATTCATGGCCAATGGAACATTAGATGGATGGCTGCATCAAAATAGAGTTGGGGAGCATGAGTACCTAAAAATGATTCAGAGGCTAGACATTTCTATTGATGTTGCTTCTGCACTTGAGTACCTTCATTGTGGTTGTGAGTCAAAAATCATTCATGGTGACTTGAAGCCAAGTAATGTCCTTTTGGATGATACAATTGTAAAATCCTGA